The following are encoded together in the Alphaproteobacteria bacterium genome:
- the groES gene encoding co-chaperone GroES gives MKFRPLHDRVVVRRLEGEAKTAGGIIIPDTAKEKPQEGEIIAVGAGARDESGKIVPLDVKTGDRVIFGKWSGTEVKIDGEDLLIMKESDIMGVVETTSSKKKAA, from the coding sequence ATGAAATTCAGACCATTACATGACCGCGTTGTGGTGCGTCGCCTGGAAGGCGAAGCAAAGACCGCTGGCGGCATCATCATCCCAGACACCGCTAAAGAAAAACCACAAGAAGGCGAAATCATTGCCGTGGGCGCAGGCGCACGCGATGAAAGCGGCAAGATTGTTCCTTTGGATGTAAAGACCGGCGACCGCGTGATTTTCGGCAAGTGGTCAGGTACCGAAGTGAAGATTGATGGCGAAGACCTCCTCATCATGAAGGAAAGCGACATTATGGGCGTTGTGGAAACCACATCATCCAAGAAAAAAGCTGCTTAA
- a CDS encoding tetratricopeptide repeat protein, with product MVHPLSGHFNYKNVDFADIFSRAEDGDLEAIAIGANIIFQGFGLREVDTVLARTWLEQGAAIEETLDNGERLCTVMLGLMQAGSIGMIGEEAKGREKLLKNRQWLIVQANEGHAGALRILSFMHGRGGLGVERSVDKAIELLKLAANKDDPFALYDLGTIYMGEARESDRDYLEAARVFKKAALMGHSDAQRELGIVITNALSTDIGVSARIADIALKHPERAAEFEDLQNAKFGMDMLHQSAAQGRISAMYSLGRAYSGAAAFNNAVPRDVVRAVEWHKKAVDKGYPRSFIELAKLYETWFKDTGSNHPEHNKATALNIYYHLLGRPRRPGDTITVSTQPLTPTQIADVKRARRALEEEAIKDTKTWYRYANGDRRITFDDGTSITFGPNNGFDSPEKNVAADIQQAQDHETGNGHALSYNEAYSIYRDILARKEGGEYAMPSQAQIKQIKALMTALEDRADETITQPDGKRTLIYKMGGKNPDQVVFAGPKEVPEWKIKRDAERAAKAAARLAREAGQTGDTLAATPTRPADNSQTGKKKKKGKDKKNDR from the coding sequence ATGGTTCATCCGTTAAGCGGGCATTTCAATTACAAGAACGTGGATTTCGCGGATATTTTTTCACGCGCGGAAGATGGCGATCTGGAAGCCATCGCGATTGGCGCGAATATTATTTTCCAAGGTTTTGGGCTTCGTGAAGTGGATACTGTTCTTGCGCGCACCTGGCTTGAACAGGGCGCAGCGATTGAAGAAACCCTTGATAATGGCGAACGCCTTTGCACCGTAATGCTTGGCCTAATGCAGGCTGGCAGCATCGGCATGATTGGCGAAGAAGCTAAGGGCCGCGAAAAACTGCTCAAAAACCGCCAATGGCTTATCGTGCAAGCGAATGAAGGCCATGCCGGTGCGCTGCGCATTCTCAGCTTCATGCATGGCCGTGGCGGGTTGGGCGTTGAACGCAGCGTTGATAAAGCCATTGAACTTTTGAAATTGGCCGCTAACAAAGATGATCCGTTTGCGCTTTATGATTTGGGCACTATTTACATGGGTGAAGCGCGGGAAAGCGACCGCGATTATCTGGAGGCCGCTCGGGTTTTCAAGAAAGCTGCATTGATGGGCCATTCCGATGCGCAGCGCGAGCTGGGTATTGTCATCACCAATGCCTTGAGCACGGATATAGGTGTTTCTGCGCGCATTGCCGACATCGCGCTCAAGCACCCTGAACGCGCAGCCGAATTTGAAGATTTGCAAAACGCAAAATTCGGCATGGACATGCTGCATCAATCCGCAGCACAAGGCCGTATCTCTGCCATGTATTCGCTGGGCCGCGCTTACTCAGGTGCAGCGGCATTCAACAACGCAGTACCGCGCGATGTGGTGCGGGCCGTTGAATGGCACAAGAAAGCGGTGGATAAAGGCTATCCGCGTTCCTTTATCGAACTCGCAAAACTCTATGAAACCTGGTTCAAGGATACCGGCAGCAATCATCCTGAACACAACAAGGCAACCGCGCTCAATATCTATTACCATTTGCTGGGCCGCCCGCGCCGCCCTGGCGATACCATTACCGTATCAACCCAGCCATTAACGCCTACCCAGATTGCGGATGTGAAACGCGCACGCCGTGCCTTGGAAGAAGAAGCGATAAAAGATACCAAGACGTGGTATCGCTATGCCAATGGCGATCGTCGTATCACTTTTGATGACGGCACATCGATTACCTTTGGCCCGAATAACGGCTTTGATAGTCCTGAAAAAAATGTCGCCGCCGATATTCAACAGGCGCAAGACCACGAAACCGGCAACGGCCATGCGTTGAGCTATAACGAAGCGTACTCCATTTACCGCGACATTCTGGCACGCAAGGAAGGCGGCGAATACGCCATGCCAAGCCAAGCACAGATCAAGCAAATAAAAGCGTTGATGACCGCGCTTGAAGACCGCGCCGATGAAACCATCACGCAACCCGATGGCAAACGCACCTTGATTTATAAAATGGGCGGAAAAAACCCTGACCAGGTTGTTTTCGCAGGGCCAAAAGAAGTACCGGAATGGAAAATAAAAAGAGACGCAGAAAGGGCGGCCAAAGCTGCTGCGCGTCTAGCACGCGAAGCTGGCCAAACAGGTGATACACTTGCCGCTACGCCCACACGCCCGGCCGATAACAGCCAGACCGGCAAGAAAAAGAAAAAAGGCAAAGACAAGAAGAATGATCGCTAG
- a CDS encoding S8 family peptidase → MTEKSKKSFQIIAKNSLRHTVLSGLFTLASFAATDAMAASASDFKTAEYNRGWQLSAIGAADAYARGFTGAGQIVAVFDSGMNKTHEDLNANISGVGFDAVTGLEGVASDVNGHGTFVSGIIAGERNGLGAQGIAYNSKILTIRIVNADGSVSLSDNKLATAIRYATSHGAGVMNNSWNTSTQISAVTKAGLDGFMGQTLQAYREAVKANRIIVFAAGNEGKSQPGFYAALPKLYSELTAGWISAVAIDGTGAIASYSNRCGDTAAWCLAAPGSAVVSTMRNANNSYGTGSGTSFAAPVISGAAAVLKQQWPKLTNAQIKAILFKTATKTGIYANSAVYGQGLLNLEAATRPVGTTTTPTPTPTTPKPTTPTTPTTPKPVTPTSPTTGSGSKFGRGFGTYGRSAKSAEQLRIITFDEFGRDFYMDSAAFFSNAMPSFDSVSALRDFNNGMETTTIGQTTYGFANADTKTTIGGAQFDGVRMFIETPVAGTTTTAAFNINPSLVFGLAPRDVAFAGKLVDGEALVNPYMSLAKNPITVAAKANLSDDVWVKGGSFFGEQATDLNAPVTLSQDPNYSKNLGKVYGGVAEIGTTFGTKHSGFAFTGGFVNEQNAMLGSISSGVTKLADSTNTMFAGVSAKVDLGGGLNAFGGFEMGWSKVQSARSSLVENVSDINSQSFRAGLTKTGVIGKSDTFGFVVSEPLRVNNATMNLNMADSQNADGSVNFHSSTADISAEAHELDLQAFYTTEVNEKGKFAAGLLLRENAGHVAGQSEAIAMARYKLSF, encoded by the coding sequence ATGACCGAGAAGAGCAAAAAAAGCTTTCAGATAATTGCTAAGAATTCTTTACGCCATACCGTTCTTTCAGGCCTTTTCACCCTTGCATCCTTTGCCGCAACCGATGCGATGGCAGCATCAGCATCCGACTTCAAGACAGCAGAATATAACCGCGGCTGGCAGCTGAGCGCGATTGGCGCGGCCGATGCCTATGCACGCGGATTTACCGGCGCAGGCCAAATCGTTGCCGTATTCGATAGCGGCATGAACAAAACCCATGAAGATCTGAATGCTAACATTTCAGGCGTGGGCTTTGATGCGGTAACCGGTCTTGAAGGTGTTGCATCCGACGTAAACGGCCATGGTACATTCGTATCGGGCATCATCGCTGGTGAACGCAACGGACTTGGTGCCCAAGGTATCGCGTATAACAGCAAAATCCTGACCATCCGCATTGTAAACGCCGATGGTTCGGTTAGCCTTTCGGATAACAAGCTTGCAACCGCTATCCGTTATGCAACCAGCCACGGCGCTGGCGTGATGAATAATTCATGGAACACGTCCACCCAAATCAGCGCAGTAACCAAAGCTGGCCTTGATGGTTTTATGGGTCAAACCTTGCAAGCATACCGCGAAGCGGTAAAGGCAAACCGCATCATCGTGTTCGCAGCCGGTAATGAAGGTAAATCCCAACCCGGTTTCTATGCGGCCTTGCCAAAACTTTATTCCGAATTGACCGCCGGCTGGATTTCAGCGGTGGCGATTGATGGTACCGGCGCAATCGCCAGCTATTCAAACCGCTGCGGTGATACAGCGGCATGGTGTCTTGCTGCTCCGGGCAGCGCGGTGGTTTCAACCATGCGCAATGCCAACAATTCCTATGGTACGGGTAGCGGCACATCGTTCGCTGCGCCGGTTATCTCGGGCGCTGCGGCTGTACTTAAACAACAATGGCCAAAGCTGACCAATGCGCAAATCAAGGCAATTTTGTTCAAAACTGCAACCAAGACCGGCATCTATGCCAATAGCGCCGTGTACGGTCAGGGCTTGTTAAATCTTGAAGCAGCTACACGTCCCGTTGGCACAACCACCACGCCAACCCCAACGCCAACGACACCAAAACCAACCACACCCACAACCCCGACCACACCAAAACCCGTTACCCCAACCAGCCCAACGACCGGTTCGGGCAGCAAGTTCGGACGCGGCTTTGGTACTTATGGTCGCAGCGCCAAAAGTGCTGAACAACTTCGCATCATCACCTTTGATGAATTCGGCCGCGATTTCTACATGGATAGCGCTGCGTTCTTTAGCAATGCGATGCCAAGCTTTGATAGCGTAAGCGCACTGCGTGATTTCAATAATGGCATGGAAACGACCACCATCGGCCAAACCACTTATGGCTTTGCCAATGCAGACACCAAAACAACGATTGGCGGCGCACAATTTGATGGTGTGCGGATGTTTATTGAAACCCCAGTTGCTGGCACCACTACTACAGCGGCATTCAACATCAACCCAAGCCTGGTCTTTGGCCTGGCGCCACGCGATGTTGCCTTTGCCGGCAAGCTGGTCGATGGCGAAGCCCTGGTAAACCCTTATATGTCACTGGCCAAGAACCCGATTACGGTCGCAGCAAAAGCAAACCTTAGCGATGATGTATGGGTAAAAGGCGGTAGCTTCTTTGGTGAACAAGCAACCGATTTGAATGCGCCAGTGACCCTTTCTCAAGATCCAAACTATTCCAAAAATCTTGGCAAGGTATATGGCGGCGTTGCTGAAATCGGCACCACGTTTGGCACCAAACATTCCGGCTTTGCGTTCACCGGCGGTTTTGTGAACGAACAAAACGCGATGCTCGGTTCAATCTCCAGCGGTGTAACCAAACTGGCTGATAGCACCAACACCATGTTTGCCGGTGTAAGCGCGAAGGTTGATTTGGGCGGCGGCTTGAATGCATTCGGTGGCTTTGAAATGGGCTGGTCGAAGGTACAAAGCGCACGCAGCTCCCTGGTTGAAAATGTATCGGATATCAATTCCCAATCCTTCCGCGCTGGCTTGACCAAGACGGGCGTGATTGGCAAATCCGACACCTTCGGTTTCGTGGTCAGCGAGCCACTGCGCGTAAACAATGCAACCATGAACCTTAATATGGCTGACTCGCAAAATGCAGATGGCAGCGTGAACTTCCATTCTTCAACTGCTGATATCAGTGCTGAAGCCCACGAACTGGACTTGCAGGCGTTCTACACAACAGAAGTCAACGAAAAAGGCAAATTCGCAGCCGGTTTGCTCCTTCGTGAAAATGCCGGCCATGTGGCTGGCCAAAGCGAAGCGATTGCTATGGCACGCTACAAGCTGAGCTTCTAA
- a CDS encoding DUF1993 domain-containing protein: MTLSMYQASIPVITRELGILSEILKKGEALAAAKKIDPSVLINARLAPDMLPLAKQIQIASDVTKGGIARLAGAEIPSYADTETTFAELQERIAKTIKFVSGFTAAQIDGSEEKTISLKVGGQDMQMKGQQYLLGFVLPNLFFHITIAYAILRHNGAELGKRDFLGSL, from the coding sequence ATGACCCTATCTATGTATCAGGCCTCTATTCCCGTTATTACCCGTGAATTGGGTATTCTTTCCGAGATTTTAAAAAAGGGTGAAGCCTTGGCGGCGGCTAAAAAAATTGATCCCAGCGTGCTGATTAATGCACGCCTTGCACCCGATATGTTGCCGCTTGCCAAACAAATCCAGATTGCCAGTGATGTCACCAAGGGCGGCATTGCCCGTTTGGCCGGCGCAGAAATTCCAAGCTATGCAGATACCGAAACCACCTTTGCCGAATTGCAGGAACGCATCGCCAAGACCATTAAATTCGTAAGCGGTTTTACGGCTGCGCAGATCGATGGCAGCGAAGAAAAAACCATTTCATTGAAAGTGGGCGGACAGGATATGCAGATGAAGGGTCAGCAATATTTGCTGGGGTTTGTGCTGCCGAACCTCTTTTTCCATATCACGATTGCCTACGCAATTTTGCGTCACAATGGCGCCGAACTTGGCAAGCGCGACTTTTTGGGCAGTCTATAA
- a CDS encoding Usg family protein, which produces MADGGGIIVPSNDFKRQLENYRLTTAEILYRMPDHPKLLQSFIWQDLDLLPKFPVLRKFLNFWESKLDGKLYQVRIAVVDHISSRDYQVIEKELTIN; this is translated from the coding sequence ATGGCAGATGGTGGTGGCATCATTGTTCCAAGTAATGATTTTAAGCGGCAGCTTGAAAACTACAGGCTGACCACCGCGGAAATTCTCTACCGCATGCCGGACCACCCCAAATTATTGCAAAGTTTCATCTGGCAGGATTTAGACCTGTTGCCGAAGTTTCCTGTCTTGCGCAAATTTCTGAATTTCTGGGAAAGCAAGCTGGATGGCAAATTGTATCAGGTGCGCATCGCGGTGGTTGACCATATCAGCAGCCGCGATTATCAGGTCATCGAAAAAGAACTGACGATTAATTAG
- a CDS encoding lysophospholipid acyltransferase family protein, translating to MPKVTPLIVLRNIAFTIFFFTWAPLGSLAALIAGTVSNDRALFLKFIAAWVKVIDWGERVILNLHHEKIGLENLPEKPFIAALQHQAAWEAMQVPIWFPDAAIVLKEELLKVPLWGPCMDKYGAIPVQRAKKGSDIRRMLGAGEAFIRQKRAIIIFPQGTRVKLGETRPYQRGVGVLYEHLNVPVVPISLNSGEYWSRLKLFGFLDIHFPGTVRVTIHKPIPAGLPRDEMMQKLQAAIESV from the coding sequence ATGCCGAAAGTTACCCCCCTTATCGTGCTACGCAACATTGCGTTCACTATTTTCTTTTTCACATGGGCGCCCTTGGGCAGTCTGGCGGCACTCATTGCCGGCACGGTTTCCAATGACCGCGCCTTGTTTTTAAAATTCATCGCCGCATGGGTTAAGGTGATTGATTGGGGCGAACGCGTTATCCTGAATTTGCACCACGAGAAAATCGGCCTTGAAAACCTGCCGGAAAAGCCGTTCATCGCCGCCCTGCAACACCAAGCTGCATGGGAAGCGATGCAGGTACCCATCTGGTTCCCTGATGCCGCAATTGTGCTCAAGGAAGAATTGCTCAAAGTGCCCTTATGGGGCCCCTGTATGGATAAATATGGTGCCATTCCGGTGCAGCGCGCCAAAAAGGGCAGCGATATCCGCCGGATGCTCGGTGCGGGCGAAGCCTTTATCCGTCAAAAGCGCGCCATCATTATTTTCCCGCAAGGCACACGCGTGAAACTCGGCGAAACACGGCCCTATCAACGCGGTGTTGGCGTTTTGTATGAACATTTGAACGTGCCGGTGGTGCCTATTTCACTTAATTCGGGTGAATACTGGTCACGCCTCAAACTCTTCGGCTTTTTGGATATCCATTTTCCGGGAACCGTGCGCGTCACCATTCATAAGCCCATCCCCGCAGGACTGCCACGCGATGAAATGATGCAGAAGTTGCAAGCCGCGATTGAGAGCGTTTGA
- a CDS encoding YdcF family protein: protein MSLRNSFLPPLFNGFFLILVFWLGGFLLFTNDVVTMPTNIIDPALKADGIVVLTGGTERVPMGLELLQGGYAPRLLISGVDPRANPTQFIQNHPVRNKMECCITLGVFAEDTHGNAKEAAGWMQKYNMKSIIMVTANYHMRRALLEFHQSLPNNPVYHVAVNPSIAHIHEWWLHPGTAGMLMEEYAKYIFATLKAAVHSIMVLE, encoded by the coding sequence ATGAGTTTGCGCAATTCATTCCTGCCGCCACTGTTCAACGGCTTCTTCTTAATCCTGGTGTTTTGGCTGGGCGGGTTTTTGTTATTCACCAATGATGTGGTAACCATGCCCACCAACATCATCGATCCGGCGCTCAAAGCCGATGGCATTGTGGTGCTAACCGGTGGCACAGAACGCGTGCCCATGGGTCTTGAATTATTGCAAGGCGGGTATGCACCGCGTTTGCTTATCTCCGGCGTTGATCCGCGCGCCAATCCGACCCAGTTCATTCAAAACCATCCCGTGCGCAATAAAATGGAATGTTGCATCACCCTTGGCGTCTTTGCCGAAGATACCCATGGCAATGCCAAGGAAGCCGCAGGCTGGATGCAAAAATACAATATGAAAAGCATCATCATGGTTACGGCCAATTACCATATGCGTCGTGCATTACTGGAATTCCATCAGTCCTTGCCGAACAATCCTGTCTATCATGTCGCGGTGAACCCCAGCATTGCCCATATTCATGAATGGTGGTTACACCCCGGCACGGCGGGAATGCTGATGGAAGAATATGCCAAATACATCTTCGCCACCTTAAAGGCTGCCGTGCACAGCATCATGGTACTTGAATAA
- the ftsE gene encoding cell division ATP-binding protein FtsE, whose amino-acid sequence MIRFENVSLHYDSGPEVLKDISFSLDAGSFYFLTGASGAGKSSLLRLMYLGAKPTSGHVVLFDKKVDELARDELPSLRRRIGVVFQDFHLLDHLSALDNVALPLRIASGAGENNIGESEIRSYVGELLRWVGLGDHIMAKPSELSGGQQQRIAIARAVINRPRLLLADEPTGNVDDETGYRLMHLFMELNKLGTTVVIATHNRQLIEKMEKPCLHLQHGQLMVH is encoded by the coding sequence GTGATTCGCTTTGAAAATGTCAGTCTGCATTATGATTCCGGCCCCGAAGTCCTGAAGGATATTTCCTTCTCGCTTGATGCCGGATCGTTCTATTTTTTAACGGGGGCATCGGGCGCGGGCAAATCCAGTCTCTTGCGCCTGATGTATCTTGGCGCCAAGCCGACATCCGGCCATGTCGTACTGTTTGACAAAAAAGTGGATGAATTGGCGCGGGATGAATTGCCATCGCTTCGCCGCCGTATCGGTGTTGTGTTTCAGGATTTCCATTTGCTTGACCATCTTTCCGCGCTGGATAACGTCGCACTGCCCTTGCGCATTGCAAGCGGGGCTGGTGAAAACAACATCGGCGAAAGCGAAATCCGCAGCTATGTCGGCGAATTGCTGCGCTGGGTTGGGCTTGGCGATCATATCATGGCAAAGCCTTCCGAATTATCCGGCGGGCAACAGCAACGCATTGCGATTGCGCGCGCGGTGATTAACCGCCCGCGCTTGCTGCTGGCAGATGAACCCACCGGCAATGTCGATGATGAAACGGGCTACCGGCTGATGCATTTGTTCATGGAGCTTAATAAACTCGGTACCACCGTGGTGATAGCAACGCATAACCGCCAGTTAATTGAAAAAATGGAAAAGCCCTGCCTGCATTTGCAGCACGGCCAATTGATGGTGCATTAG
- a CDS encoding zinc-ribbon domain-containing protein, with protein MILTCPSCAAQFNVDPNALGETGRTVRCGKCKNQWHASRPLITLPADDLKFSRPDATSAVSSDDVSQEPPPISRVTQNTISQKNFYTGRTSIEGDNEPILPDFSSDVEPVAKRNAVIAAVILAGLLSIPVFMMHGNEAQDGPVKAPLEKVTQVKPPEKKEDREIVLDGTPTTLLKEDQGRTILSIEGALINKTNKTLTVPILQAQALNAKGKVVKEWIIPIVTKEMDPGMRQNFSFSMPFNEQGVVDIAFHFL; from the coding sequence TTGATACTGACCTGCCCATCTTGTGCTGCCCAATTTAATGTTGACCCGAATGCACTCGGCGAAACAGGGCGCACTGTGCGTTGTGGAAAATGCAAAAACCAGTGGCATGCATCGCGCCCGCTGATCACGCTTCCGGCCGATGATCTGAAATTTTCGCGCCCTGATGCGACATCGGCCGTTTCATCGGATGATGTGTCGCAAGAACCACCGCCCATTTCCCGTGTGACACAAAACACCATTTCGCAGAAAAATTTTTACACCGGCCGCACCAGCATAGAGGGGGATAACGAACCCATCCTCCCGGATTTCAGCAGCGATGTGGAACCCGTGGCCAAGCGTAATGCAGTGATTGCTGCCGTGATACTGGCGGGATTGCTCAGCATCCCGGTATTCATGATGCATGGTAATGAGGCGCAGGACGGCCCCGTGAAAGCGCCGCTTGAAAAGGTCACGCAAGTAAAACCACCAGAAAAGAAAGAGGATAGGGAAATCGTGCTGGATGGCACGCCGACCACCCTTTTAAAAGAAGATCAGGGCCGCACGATTTTAAGCATTGAAGGCGCCTTAATTAACAAAACCAACAAAACACTGACGGTGCCAATTTTGCAGGCCCAAGCGCTGAATGCCAAAGGCAAAGTCGTTAAAGAATGGATTATACCGATTGTAACCAAGGAAATGGACCCGGGAATGCGGCAAAATTTTTCCTTTTCCATGCCATTTAACGAACAGGGCGTGGTTGATATAGCGTTTCATTTCCTCTAA
- a CDS encoding response regulator, with protein MTDAPPSKGYRILVAEDNPAVREFIQRALGGAGHDVTVTADGQQALDQLSKESYDVLVTDIVMPNVDGIALALKATSLHPDLRIVMISGYAQERMRAHNIDALVHRIIAKPFSIIEICDAVKDAMN; from the coding sequence ATGACTGATGCACCTCCAAGCAAAGGCTATCGCATTTTAGTTGCCGAAGATAATCCGGCGGTGCGGGAATTTATCCAGCGTGCCTTGGGCGGCGCTGGCCATGACGTGACCGTGACGGCAGACGGCCAGCAGGCGCTCGACCAGCTTTCCAAAGAAAGCTACGACGTATTGGTGACAGACATTGTGATGCCGAATGTCGACGGGATTGCGCTGGCGCTTAAAGCCACATCGCTGCATCCCGATTTGCGTATTGTGATGATTTCAGGCTATGCGCAAGAGCGCATGCGCGCCCATAATATTGATGCTTTGGTACACCGGATTATCGCCAAGCCCTTTTCAATTATCGAGATATGTGACGCGGTTAAGGACGCGATGAACTAA
- the galU gene encoding UTP--glucose-1-phosphate uridylyltransferase GalU, whose amino-acid sequence MQKVRKAVFPVAGLGTRFLPATKAMPKEMLTLVDKPLIQYAVEEARAAGIEEFIFVTSKGKDPLEDHFDMHSDLYRTLEARGKTAELEALKKTEIPSGQLFFTRQREPLGLGHAVWCARAALGNEPFAVLLPDVVVLSNTPCLEQMVGAYKSVGGNMLAVEDVPREDTNKYGILDVASENGKLAVVKGLVEKPKPEAAPSTLSIIGRYILQPEILTLLDNNVQKNARGAGGEIQLTDALVGLLGKQPFHGFRFEGKTYDCGDKVGFIEANVAFALSRPDLKADVAKKLKTLV is encoded by the coding sequence ATGCAAAAAGTACGCAAGGCCGTTTTTCCGGTTGCTGGTCTTGGCACCCGTTTCCTTCCCGCTACCAAGGCGATGCCCAAAGAAATGCTTACCCTGGTCGATAAACCGCTCATCCAATATGCGGTTGAAGAAGCGCGCGCGGCGGGGATTGAAGAATTTATTTTTGTAACATCAAAGGGCAAAGACCCTTTGGAAGACCATTTTGATATGCACAGCGATTTATATCGCACGCTGGAAGCGCGCGGCAAAACCGCAGAGCTGGAAGCCTTGAAAAAAACCGAAATTCCATCGGGCCAGTTATTCTTTACGCGTCAACGCGAGCCGTTGGGGTTAGGCCATGCCGTGTGGTGCGCAAGAGCCGCGCTGGGCAATGAACCTTTTGCAGTATTATTGCCGGACGTCGTGGTGTTATCGAACACGCCATGTCTTGAACAGATGGTGGGTGCGTATAAATCCGTAGGCGGCAATATGCTCGCGGTGGAAGATGTGCCACGCGAAGATACCAATAAATACGGTATTCTTGATGTGGCCAGTGAGAATGGAAAGCTTGCGGTTGTAAAAGGGTTGGTTGAAAAACCAAAACCCGAAGCCGCGCCATCCACGTTGTCCATCATTGGCCGATATATCTTGCAACCTGAAATCCTCACGCTCCTTGATAATAACGTGCAGAAAAATGCGCGCGGCGCAGGCGGTGAAATTCAACTGACCGATGCGCTGGTAGGGTTATTGGGCAAACAACCTTTCCATGGGTTCCGTTTTGAAGGAAAGACTTATGATTGCGGCGACAAGGTTGGCTTTATCGAAGCCAATGTCGCTTTCGCACTTTCGCGCCCTGATTTAAAGGCGGATGTTGCCAAGAAATTAAAGACGCTGGTTTAA